The genomic window tgtgtgtgtgtgtgtgtgtgtgtgtgtgtgcgtgcgcgtgcgtgtgtgtgtggttacagGTCATGTTGACTTCACTCTCGAGGTGGAGCGGGCCCTTCGTGTTCTTGACGGGGCTGTCGCGGTGTTTGATGCCTCTGCTGGCGTTGAGGTCAGAGCACAGCTTTCAAACTGcttctttcttcatttaaaaatgtactttgttataTAATTCGGTGCCCTCTGAACACAGTCGCCTCTGTCGCCTTGGTAACACCAACAGGCTCAGACTCTGACCGTGTGGAGACAAGCCGAGAAGCACCACGTTCCCTGTGTTTGTTTCCTGAATAAGATGGATAAGCCTGCAGCGAAGTGAGTGACTCCAACTCATACAagtgttttattacttttttttttttttaaatattcaactgaaaattgtctttttttttctctcagcttAAGTTTTTCCATTGAGAGCATAAGACAGAAGTTGAAAGCCAATCCAGTTCTCCTCCAGGTAGGCCTTTAGaaaaagaacatgaaaaaacTGGTTGACTCTGAAAGGTAACTTTTACACGCCATTGAAGATATTACTTTGTAATGACTGACATTAGAGATGCAGCAGTTAGTCAACTGATCATTTAGTCGATTGACAGATCATTAATAAGCAACTATTTTGACTATTgaataggattttttttaagcaaaaatgcaaaaaattgGTTGTAGCTCCTCGAATCTCATGATTTGAAGTTTGTATGTATCGTACATGATCAACAATCATTTTTCcctatttttttgacattttatagagaaaacaatcaagaaaataattggcagattaatcaaaaataatcatttgctGTAGCTCCAACTGAAATTAGTACTGAGGTAGAATTTAAATAGAAAAGAATACAGGTAGATAAAGCTGTGATGATTAGTTCACTGATGAATGGTTTATAacaagttattaaaaaaaagtctaaattaattttattgtataatttataataattcaATTGAAAAGCAAACTATACAAAGAAGGTAATAAAAGTGTGTCACCATGTaaaaaacaacctgtttcaTAGATTCCCGTCGGCAGTGGTAAGAACTTCACTGGTGTGGTTGACTTGTTAACAAACCAGAAGCTGATGTGGAAGCTAAGATCTGCGGGCGATGACGGGCGCGTGTTTGAAATCAAACATCTCGACCAGTCGGATGAACCAGAACTCCTGCAGGAGGTCAGTGAGGCCAGGACAGCTTTAATTGAGCAGGTAAATAACGGGTCATAACATTTCAACAGAGTCCGAAATATTTACACATAGCATGCGTAGTAGTGTTGGGATGTTAATATTTCTCTTCTCAATCACAGGTTGCTGATCTGGATGATGAGTTTGCTGAACTCTTGCTGACTGATTTTAGTGAGAATTTTGATGCTGTTCCTTCCATCAAAGTAAGTCTCATATATATAAACTTATAATGTAGCACAGTTGTGAATGCAGACTAAACAGTGTTGAATGCATCTTCAGCTCCAGGAGGCTGTGCGGCGGCTGACTCTGGCCCGTAAAGGTGTCCCAGTACTCTGTGGGAGCTCTTTGAGAAACAAAGGTGTTCAGCCTCTCTTAGATGCCATCACTGCCTACCTGCCCGCCCCCAACGAGAGGCATCATGACCTGGTGTGAGTGAACTCTTTATAACCTCTTTCTGACTCATACCAGAGTTGTTATGACATGGAGTTAAAGGACAAGTCCAGCATGATTGAAATTTTAGTCCTGGTTCTGCATTCCAATACTAAACCATTAGTTTTAACACTAGAACCGCCACGGGGTAAAATTGACCTatatatgaaatgcatttatttccaCACGGTTTATATCTAAACACTTTatgttgctaggcaacagcaTTCGTTGGAGTGTGTGATCTGACAACTATGTCAAGTCATAACTAAACGATAAAAAGAGCAGAATGTCTGctcaaagtgtgtttgagggacATGTATAATCACATGTGTTCAAATAAGGATGATTTATCCTACTCACAAAGGTTCATTGTctgtaaaacttatttttagttaatcgattattcattcatttttgatttGCTATGTTACAGTTTATTGTTTATAATTTGCCCGTTGCcttactctgttttcatgaatggaacatcaaaagagaaaatgagggaGAAATGAAGTCAACCTCAGAATATAAGTTATTGTTACTATTGCACttatttgtgcatttgtatttttgaaTACTTACATTATGACTGTAAAATTATATATAGGTTGGAGTTAATACAACTTTATTAAATTTGGCTGCAGGCTTTTCATCTATTCTGACTTAATTTGAGTTCTGTGGAGTAGTTTCTTTGCCTCATCACTTGGAATATAAGGGGTATGAATGATCCTGAGTTCTGCAAAACTGATTTACAAATGTCCTCTACTGTGGTGCAAACAAGTTGCTCACAAATTAATGTTATAAGGAtggaaaatgtataaaaaagtaATCAAATCATGCAGGAATTGTCCTTTAAGTTCATCTACCTCAAGGAACTTTCCCGCACTATTGCGAATATGTTCCTATATATGTTTGATCACTGCTGTCTTACTGTTTGCTTCAACCCTGTAAGCTCTGTTCATCATTCTTCATCCTGCAGGCGGTGGTACAAGGACGACTTATGTGCTCTGGCCTTCAAGGTTCTCCATGACAAGCAGCGTGGTCCTCTGGTTTTTCTTAGGATCTACTCTGGTACTCTGAAACCACAGACAGCCGTCCATAACATCAACAGGAACAACACGTATGTTCCCCTGACCTCCAGCAGTATATTCCCATCATGCTAATCAGTTTTGGTCAGAATCAATATTATGATATGTCAGAACTTTAATTACCTTTTGGCCATGTTCTCTAGTGAGAGGATGAGCAGGCTGCTGGTGCCGTTTGCTGATCAACATGTAGAAATCCCCTCGATGACAGCGGGAAACATCGCTCTGACTGTTGGACTCAAGCAGGTACTTTACACCATCATACAGCTTATTCCTTATTTGCTGTTTTGAAGACTTTCCCCATTGAAAGGTTATTTACGTTGTATGTTTTCCACTTTTAAGACCGTAACAGGGGACACCATTGTGTCATCCAAAGCTTCGGCAGCAGCTGCAGCCCGTCGAGCCCAAAATGACGGCGGGACGGGAAAGAAACGCGGGGAACATGCTAGCGTGGTCCTTTCAGGGGTGGAGGTCCCCgatcctgtcttcttctgcaCCATAGAACCGCCCACCATGGCCAAACAGGCTGGTCAGTGACAGTGATTATAGCTTTGTTACTCATGCGTTAGAGCTTTACTATGCTTCAGCAACCTTGTAGTCACTCACACATGctattttttcttcctgaaagaCCTTGACAATGCACTGAACTGCCTCCAGAGAGAAGACCCCAGCCTTAAAGTCAGGGTTGACCCCGATTCTGGGCAGGTAATACCATCATTGGATTAGCTGGGACTTTCTTTAGTCAGAGCATATGTCACAATGAGTCAACTAAATGTCTTTCTGCATATCCGCCCTCAGACCATTTTGTGTGGGATGGGAGAGTTGCACATTGAGATCATCCATGATCGGATCAGAAGAGAGTATGGCATTGAGACTCACCTTGGACCACTACAGGTGGCTTATAGGGAGACTATTCTCCATGAGGTCTCTACTACAGGTAAAACAGTCTGCACATTAGGTTATGGGTGAGGGGAGAGATAATTATTGTTAACTCCATACTGTAATTGgattttcctgctttacttATGATGTAGATACGTTGGATCGGACAGTTGGGGACAGAAGACATGTTGTGACAGTGGAGCTGGCCGTCAGACCTCTTAAGGTCTTCTCTACGAGTGGTTCATGTGAATTAGCATTCCCAGAGGAAGTTGATGGGCAGTTATCAACAGAAGTGAAAGAGGCAGTAGAGAATGGAGTGCACAGCTCATATCTCCAAGGTAACATTGAAGGAAACTCATTCCTTCTCTTTTGTAAAGTCCCTGAAAACCCAAAGCAGAAGTATTTCTCTCCGACATGAAATATGGATGACTAAATTAACAACAATCACAATTCAAGTTTCtaaagtgttgctggagttttgacctcttcaAATAATCAAAACTATTCTGGCAGACAATTATGTATAGTAGAAAACAGGTTTTCAGGGTCTAAAACCTATCCCGCCCTTCATGTATTGCCAGATTGTATTATTGAAGAAGTAACAGGGTTCATTTTTATACTTGCTTCCACCTTTAGGTCCGTTACTAGGCTACCCTGTGCAGGGTGTATCTACACTGATTCAAAGTGTCAACATGGAATCAGGAACATCTCCAGCCATGGTGTCCGCCTGCGTGTCTCGTTGCATGCTGAAGGTAAACCATCATGAGTTCAATGCCTTTACTGGAAACTACAGGGTTATTAAAGGATACAGTATGGCTGGTgattgtcagcaaatctcatgtgcagagtcaaaccaacaatgaattgattctaTTTATAAATATTGTGCCTGacatatcttattcctctgtgccgtagacctctgttgttgtccaaaaactattaaagctACATCAATAAGCGCCAAaaaccgctgcactgggtgacatgttccttggccctgaagagtttggtcatcTTTAGAAAGTGCTCCAAGACTGAGATcccattttcagtctccagaggAGCAGCAAACGCCACTGCACATTATAAAGAACTTAAAAGTCAAGAGactgtgatatgtagcacaacaagctaggGATGCGCTGGAAACTTAACCACCTTCCCGCGCATATTCAAtggcatctgccttacacagaactactccccggagactgaaaacgcgatcgctgttattagtctttggagccgtttctaaacaaactaatctGCCCAAACTCCTATTCACGTTTTTgaacaacggaggtctacggcagAGAGGAATAAGATTTATCAAGCtttggacaaaacacacacttatcAGTTGGATCACTTCATCGTTGGTTTGGTTCTGCGTgtgagatttgctgacaataagaaaaataatagatAAGTCACACTTCTGTTACTGCCTGACACAGGCCCTGAGGCTAGGAGGAGGGCAGGTCCTGGAGCCTGTGATGTCAATGGAGGTGACAGTCGGAGAGGAACACCTCGGCTCTGTGCTGGGGGACTTGGCCCAAAGACGAGGAACGGTCAGAGACATCCAGAGTCGTCATGACAACAAGGTGCTGCTTGCAACTGTGCCGCTGGCTGAGATGATGGTGAGTTGAAGATAACATCTGAACGAAACGTTTTGTCTGCTGTTGCTTTTGGTGTTATGCATCACCCTGAAAATTATCTATTATTCAAAAGGGTTACTCCACCATCCTGCGAACACTGACATCCGGCAACGCCACCTTCTCCCTGGAGCTGGACACCTATGAGGCCATGAACCCACAGGACCAAAACACCCTCCTCAAAAGAATGTCTGGTCTACTGTGATCCCTTGTTCTCAACACTGTGTAACTGTTCAGCAATGGGACTAATGGCCTTCTGAGACAGAGGCATGGC from Thunnus maccoyii chromosome 19, fThuMac1.1, whole genome shotgun sequence includes these protein-coding regions:
- the gfm2 gene encoding ribosome-releasing factor 2, mitochondrial is translated as MIWGRYLTAGLQCCRWRVSCHVKRSYSFLPDDVKSLRAVVNPDISKIRNIGIMAHIDAGKTTTTERMLYYSGYTRALGDVDDGDTVTDFMAQERERGITIQSAAVTFDWKSHRINLIDTPGHVDFTLEVERALRVLDGAVAVFDASAGVEAQTLTVWRQAEKHHVPCVCFLNKMDKPAANLSFSIESIRQKLKANPVLLQIPVGSGKNFTGVVDLLTNQKLMWKLRSAGDDGRVFEIKHLDQSDEPELLQEVSEARTALIEQVADLDDEFAELLLTDFSENFDAVPSIKLQEAVRRLTLARKGVPVLCGSSLRNKGVQPLLDAITAYLPAPNERHHDLVRWYKDDLCALAFKVLHDKQRGPLVFLRIYSGTLKPQTAVHNINRNNTERMSRLLVPFADQHVEIPSMTAGNIALTVGLKQTVTGDTIVSSKASAAAAARRAQNDGGTGKKRGEHASVVLSGVEVPDPVFFCTIEPPTMAKQADLDNALNCLQREDPSLKVRVDPDSGQTILCGMGELHIEIIHDRIRREYGIETHLGPLQVAYRETILHEVSTTDTLDRTVGDRRHVVTVELAVRPLKVFSTSGSCELAFPEEVDGQLSTEVKEAVENGVHSSYLQGPLLGYPVQGVSTLIQSVNMESGTSPAMVSACVSRCMLKALRLGGGQVLEPVMSMEVTVGEEHLGSVLGDLAQRRGTVRDIQSRHDNKVLLATVPLAEMMGYSTILRTLTSGNATFSLELDTYEAMNPQDQNTLLKRMSGLL